In Epinephelus moara isolate mb chromosome 20, YSFRI_EMoa_1.0, whole genome shotgun sequence, the genomic stretch GCAATATCAGTAACTTGGTACGGTGCTGTTTTAAGcttaatacattttgaaaacgtatcctttgatgtttgaaagttaaaagttggaAAAGAAATCCTGAAgttgaaaaaagtttttttttacaggatcTGGTTAGTGTATGGCTGGGtgatatgaccaaaatctcacATCACGATATAGGTCATTTCACATCCCGATAACGATACAAATCATGATATAGCACATGttaatccaatgaataaaaagtttgccataaaaagtgtaatttgcaTCACAGCGATATAAACGATAGAGAAAAATATGAAAcgatagacatttttctcttGTCACATGATATATATCGTCATATCGCACAGCCCTAGGTTAGTGCAGTGCGAATagtttatttttggcaaaattGTAAATGAGAtatgcagaaaaaaagtgagtGATTTTTAAGATAGACACCTTTGACTGTCACAAGTCTGAAAATCCCACAgttgtttctatttttataGTTTCTGGCTGTTAAATGGTGTGATTTTGGTGATCTTTAAAGTAAACATGCCTTTTCAACCTCTAGTGGGATTTAGGGTTCAGAgggtatttaaaataaataaaaccacaaCCGCACCGGTGCATTAAGAATTATTTGATATGCCTCTCTGGTTTTGCACCACCCTCTTCCCCCTTCTAAGTAATGAATAGTCCCTAAAGATGAACTAAATATTACACCCCTCACTAAAACACAGTACAGATAATTGTGGAAGTTGTGTTTGAACAGTATTATAGTGAAAATACATACATGCAATTTGGATGTAAAGACTATAACTTCATAACAAAGAGTAGGATTATGCTGCAACAATATTTTAAGAAAGCTGTATGGACAGTTTGatttttgttaatgtttatgGTATGAGGAAACGTCTTAATTCTGCTAGTTTGCTCTGTGTATCAAGCAAACCGGTGTTTCCAATGTTATCTACAGTGAGGGTGGACTAAATGAAACACCTCTCAGtataacacaaaacaattaagcagcaccacaaactactTTCTCAAGAAATGACCAACAACTCTAtaaaagtttcaacaaaaactgaatcgTAAAAGTAAAAAACGTTTTATCGCAGGACTGTTGTGTATGTATTAGCATCATCAGCTAGGCATACCTAATACTCTTGCAATTAAGTGTAGGTCTATATAACTGCCTTCTTTATGAGCACTCGTCTGAGAAAGCTATTCCTGAAACATGATCAAATGTTTCAGCATGACATTGCTTTTTCTTCTGTTACAAGACACATACTTTCTCATTtcaaagatgtgtttttgttatcagCTACACACCCAGTAGCCTTGagttagataaaaaaaaaatgttttgttcttgCATTTTCCACGGAAAGTAGCTCTTCCAAAAGAGTCATCTGGCGGCTCAGTCCAGAAtgaagttgaaaaataccaTGCAAATGAGGACAAAAGCAAACATCAGGCTGTTCACTCATAAATCCAGAGTGACATTAAACAAGCAGTCACATTCACCACTTACAGTGTCTAGTACAGCTCACACTGAAACTAAATTGTTTCTTGTTTGTTCCCCTTAAATCCATTAAAAGTTGAAGGTATTTATCAACAACCCAAATCACAAATGTGAAGTCGTGTTCTTAGTAATATTGTAGTGATAATACATGTGTTTTGGATGTTAAGAACATTAAAACTGGATACCAGAGACTTGGATTGTGCAACAGATTAATaacattttgggcattttgattttgttaaaGTTTACGGTATGAGTAAAATCCCTATGTTAGTCATGGAAAACATATTACACAGTGAGGATAAAGGACTAGCTGATTAATCTTGATGGATTGATATAAAATTGTCAACtatttaataataatcatcTGACAAGCAAACTCAATGGTCCCAGTTTCTCAGATGTGAATATTGCTGCTTTGCTCTATTTAGTGTGACTGctaattgaatatctttggattcGGGATTGTTTGTCGGACAAAAGAAACTTTCAGAAGACATTACAGATAATTTAAATACTCTAAACAAAATCTTTCCTCCCTTATCTGCAGAGCGACCCTCCACTGATCGAAGTGGACACTATACAGCCACCTGCCAGTGATCCCAGTGATGTTACGACAGAGCCTCCCACCGACATCATGGATGCTCCGCTAATCGAGCCCATCAGCAGCCAAACAGAAACCAAACCAGTGAGCGAAGTCGCCAGCGAACCCTCGGATGATTTCGTTGATCTTACAAACAACATAATCGACTCTCCCGATGAGCCAGTCGCAGCTGAAAGTGCCGTTGCAGACGCAGCAAAAGACACAACTCGGCTCCCTCTAGATGAACCCTCTGATGATTTTGAGGATATATTTGGAAGTGAAACTGAAGCGCCACAAGAGGAAGTTCTGGTAGCAGATGTTACCGTCGAAGCAGCAACGGATAAAAATGAAGTGACCAGTGATGTTACAGATCCACCTGCTGATgggaaaacaggaagtgatgaggAACAGGAAGCAAAAGAAACTTCCACTGATCCAATCCTCGACCTCAGTGATGATACGCCAGCCAGCGACACGCAACAGCCACCACCTGCCAGTGAGAAATTTGTTGACCCTTTGGTTGACCTCCTTAGTGACGCTCCACCCGTCGTTGAAGCCAAAATACCCACCCGGGCAACAGTCGACCTGTTTGAAGATGAGGGAAGCGACTTGTTCACAGAATCTCGGCAGACTAAACCTGCCAAGCAGTCACAGAAAAGCCTCTTCGGTGAACCTGATGAGGATCTGTTCGGTGAGCCGCTGGGTGCCACCGTGAAGAAAACCGTCAGCAAAGAGCAGAAGGACAAACCTGTCACAACCAAAGTTGCTGCTGATGTTAGCAGCACAGGGGGGCCTCTGCTGGAGAGCAGTCCTGCAGAACCCGCTGATATCTTCACTGAGGAAGCTGTCACCACAGTGCCCAGCGTCAAAACTACCAGCACTGTCAACTCCAAGACTAACGGAGTCCACTCTGAAGAGGAGACGGATATATTTGCAGGTGGGTCCACTATTTTTCTTGATATCTTACATTATTGGGATTTTAGGATTTGGTGTTCTAAGGGGAGcataagggtgctttcacacctgccctgtttggttcagttcattcGAACTCAAGTTtttttgccccctaagtgcggttcatttgggcaggtgtgaacacagcgatcacactcaggtgtgcaccaagacaactggaccgagaccttcttgaagaggtggtctcggtccggttacaaacgaactctagTGCGGTTCGtctgtggtgagaacgtgttccttCCTCGacctgaaccaactgcagtcacatgacacattgtttgggttaaacatgagcatgttacagtcctggagttgtccctccattgtgacattagaaagtgtcacatttatcttgcaagtgtactcttcttcaacgttttgtttacttcctggatttttctcacatggaaattctgagcagtcaagagcagctttcttatGTTAGTcgttttatctggtccgcttgtaaatgctgccgtgagaacacgaaccaactctaggcaattatacaactttgtaacaaaattagtccctgattcagaccaaagcaagacaactctaggtctgaaagcagccatAGTGACAAAGGGAGTGTTCACATGACGCAAAAAGTCTTTCATTCAGACTCTCAAGTGTTTATCCTCATATTTCAGTTAATTTGAACATGGGAGATCAATTACACTCAAAGTCATGTGTGCTGTTTCTAGGATGAAAACAATTCTTTCTTCCCCTTCACCACTCATATATTGTAgagtacaaacacaaacattactGTCATTATCAGTAACACTGTGAAGAAGTACTTTTCGAGGATTTCAGTGGAATCTGCTGGCTTTTATTAAACGTGTGTGAAGGCCTGAACAACAAACAAGACCTCAGAATGCTAGGTTATGTCCTCTGCAGAGGGTCAGACAAAGAAAATACACCCCTGTCAGGAATTTCCCAAccttgtttttatctttcagtTTACTTTTGTAGAGGATGATAAATTAACATCAAGTTATTCTTCTAAACAGGAACCAGTAGTAGGCGTAGTACTCAGATATTTACAAGCAACATCACAGTGTTGAAATGCTTACTAGAAAAAGTCCTGAATTCAAAGTATCAGCATGAAAATGTACTGAAAGTACCAAAAGTACAAATACTTAGTATGCAGAatgatttatgttgtttttttaacttttattttaagtaaaacaaacactcaaaaaaagtttattttcaatAAGGGACTTATTGGAAGTAAAAACATAACCAGAACCAGCCATAATTTAAAAGCACCAGATGGTCATATTATGGCCTTTCAGTTTGCATTGTATTttccagtgtttattttttggaGGTATGTTTGCCGTTATTAGATAGTGGACTGTAGAAAGCTTTCAGGAAATGAGAATAGACAGACGGAGAATGACAAACAGCAAAGGTTCATGATGAGATTTAAACCAGGCATTTATTTTATGGTCAGTGTCTGAAACAGcccatttgtttgtgtttttaatagaaCGCTTCACAGATTTAGCATTGCATTTTTATAACATTGTTGAGTTCACGATGGAGagtttttatattatttttttaattgttgttttcagttcagtttagtttcagttagtttCCAGAGAGGGTTTGCCTATTTCAGTTTAGttcatattgtttaaaaatCTTACATTTTAAGTTTCAGTATTAGTCAGTAGTTCTCTCCAACACCTGCAATCCAACTTCCTTATAAAGTTCCCCTCTAACTGTCCCATAAATTAGGCATGTCAGTTTACAGGTACTGGTCCACATGATTACTTGTGTTAAACTGTAAGCAGAAAAGACAAACTGTAGGTGTTCAAAGTCCATATCAGTGTATTCAGTTGCATATTTATTTGTGGCCAGGATTTTAAGTAAATAATGGTCATCTGTCTACACATTTGCATTCAGCATGTAATGACCTCAGTCTggtttcctttttctctctaaCAGAAGCCACAGTGGAGCTTTCCCTCGACAGTCCACGggatgagagaaagaaagatgcGACGGCCAAACCGTCTGCGTCCGCCCCCTCTCTGTCAGCAGCTGCCAGCATGGCCAAGCCACAGTCTGCTGCCCTGGAGGAGGTACACACACGCATATCTAATCCCAGAGCGAAATTCCCAGTGTGACTGCCACCAAGTAATGACTGAAAACTGTTCAAGTTCAGAGATTTGTTTCTGAACTTCAATAGTTTATCAGAATTTTAAGAAGAGTCAGTTGTTGAATTCACATTTTTTCAGAACAAAAGTTTCAAAATTACTAAAACAGTTAAGGTttcccaccaaaaaaaaaaaaacaattctgcTGAAAGAAAATTAAGTTGACTGTTTAATAGAAGTGCTTGGTGACAGCAGATTGCTGCGACTGGCtgtgattcattttctgtttgtttcagttggaagaagaggaagaagaagagcaggacGACAAATTTGAGATCTTCGTCTCTGTTAAAGACCCTGAAAAAATAGGTGGGATATATATTGTGTTATTCTCTTCTGAATAAAGAATATATTTTGGCATATATAGGTCACTGTAATAAACTGGTTTGTGCATTGTAAACATAAAGCAAGCAAAGTTTACTCTGAGGTACTTGAGTCTTTGATTTGATCATTTTAAACTTGTGAATAAGGCACAGGAAACCAGAAGAGAAAGTAGTGACCGTTCAGCATAAATCAACTCACATGCAGCTTTATCCTTGAGTTATATTCCTTAAGTCTTTTTTGTACTGACTTTAATTGTTGTTTTCTTTAGGGGACGGGATGAATGCTTACATGGCCTACAAAGTAACCACACAGGTAAATACTTGTCGATATACTAAAGCTGGTCATCTTTAATCCAGAGGACGTTAGCACAGTTACTCATCAGATGTGTTGTAACTATGTGCCAAGAGAGGAAATGCTGGTCAGCATATTGTAAGAGGAACGCCCAAGCAGTGGTCTTAAGTCAAACCTAGATTACATCAGAATCTAATAGTAGTAATTCACCAAATTTCACCAATATTAATATTTCAGAGCCAACTGCCCATGTTCCGCAATAAGGTATGTACAGTGAGGCGACGCTTCAGCGACTTCCTCGGCCTCTATGAGAAGCTGTCTGAAAAACATGGACCAAATGGATACATCGTGCCTCCACCACCAGAGAAGAGCATCCTGGGTAGGCTGATTTGGCTTTACTGTTTCCTCTGATACTCTAAATTTAAATCTAATCTCCATCAGCTGTAAGAAGGGGTTCTGTCTCACACAGGTATGACAAAGGTGAAGGTGGGAAAGGAAGATTCTTCTTCTGCAGACTTTgttgagagaagaagaggtgCTTTGGAGAGGTAAGAGAGAAGGAATGAAATTAAAGCTGTGTCAGAACAATTCAGTTACAAAACCGTAAGCCCCATTTTTGCAGCCTTGCCCCCTTGCCATGCTGTATAGGTACACGTACGGTAGTggtagtaacagcactgaaacggtgtctgtataaacaggacagttAGCGACACAGGTTTGACGTTTGGACAACATATGCGTGCGATCCGCCacgagagatttaaaaaatacctgTTAATAATCAATAAGGAAGAACAGCGACCATAAATGTCCGCATATTGGTAGAACAATGAGGtcccaggagctccttaccctctgagcagtaacAAGATCAGTCGCCATATAAcggggatggtaaatgatttcTATTGACACATTAGTGATTACACAGCGCTGTCGAagcatgttttatgtcacactagaggcagaCACATATGTGTTAAGTAACACGCcagtcacacctcttttgattccGCAAAGGCACAatgcagtgtataatcacacaTTCGAGCGGAGTGAAGcagctgttgtttggttctgtgttaaaatgcaaaggaggcataaagaagggactttgtgcGGCCATACAGCGTAATCTCTGTGTACAAAGGGTTGTGGTGTTTTTGGCTTTTGTAGTCTGACTCGTCGGATGTAGACTGAGGCTGTGAGCCTGAGATTGGCCGGCTTATTAGGTCAGCATTCTCCCTACCTTCTGCTATCTGTGTGTTACTGCTTTTTAAATCCCCTTCACCAtggcaaacaacaacaacctccaaGCTTACAGCCTACGCACTGAAAATGCCAAGTTTTGACAAAGATTTGGATTGTGCAATAAGACCTGCTTTGTTCTCAGAAATTCTCTCAGGGGACTGTCATGCCCGCTGTTTCTGACACAGCCAGTTGGAGTTGATTTGCCATATCTTTTTACCCTGGCAGTGGCATGTGCAACCGATGCTGACTTCACCAATGTACTGATCCATTTCACTTTACATGAGCTTCTGTGATATCATAacaaagttcagtcaggaacacttaagtcaaagaaaactttatttccatttgcagcgttaaatttggcggtatggctctgttctggggcccctctgcctttcctaggcctacatagaaagcctcttccacacacctacatggaaagcctgaggcagggagagcagcagcaaagaccccctgggaacagaacagagcagcatcaatgacaaacagaaatgacattgataagtcagacacagcatgaaaaggaggagctggggtggaggcgggttgcaaagcagcttgcagaggaagcagcaacagtaggcaggacagagcagtttaaataggacGCCCTGAATGTGATTCACCAACTGGTTGCATAGAAGGGAATCAtatgatctatcagctgactcccttccatcaatcagctgctccatcagttgattgggctgtttgagatcagctgatgtagctgggatgtgagctgagcttggcagcgtgtcctgcctgaactaacgctatgctcagttTCTGCAAGAGCCACTTATACTAGCTCCAGTGAGCTCCTCTAGAGCCAAAAAATGGTCAAATTTCACCTTTAGGGCAACAATAatcaaattatgtttgtcttttttagcACTAGAAGTTGAATGACATAATTGACAAATATCTGATACTGAGAGCCATTTTAGTGACAGTGCTCGACTCCCCACATGCAAATGTTCCAATACCACTTCCCCTCTGAAACTATTTTGCAAGTGCCCTGCTGCTGCATCCTGGGACACCCAAGACAATTGTTATTAATTTAAAGAATTCAAACAAGCCAGAGCAGTTTTTACCCTACAGCAGAATTATAACATGTGCTTTCTGATCTTTCCGTAGCACTGACAAAACACTGTGGAGATAGGTCTGAAATTGCCCTACTCATAGAAAACATGAAACTGAGGCGCTTTTTTTACTCCCATTTGCAGGTATCTCCAGAGAGTGGTAAATCACCCATCGCTGATCCAGGATCCAGATGTCAGAGAGTTCCTGGAGAGAGAGGAAGTAAGCTGAAATTGAGTTTGGAGACAAACATGTTCTGTGATGTAGCATGTGATAATTTTCTGATAAAATAATCTTTATGGCATCTAGAAATTATGTGTCTAAATTGAGAGAACAAGTCTAAGAGGGATGTATTATTCCTCTGCCATTTCCTTCTGCTTGATCCCTTTGTGTATCTCaagtttttgtatatttttaagtGCAGTCTGGTTGGTGTTTGTATtgtaataaatgtgtgtgtgtgtgtttcttcagtTGCCCAGAGCAGTGAGCACCCAGGCTCTGAGCGGCGCCGGCTTTCTGAAGATGATCAACAAAGCAACAGATGCTGTCAGTAAAATGACCATCAAGATGAATGAGTCAGACGTGGTGAGTTCAGCTGTAAACAGACACTCTCGCTGCATCAGGGCTTCTTCAGAATGGAAACCGTTGAGAGCAGCAGATCATTTTTGTTATGAGGAAATCTGCGTTTTCCAGTAAAAAGCAGAACATTTCAAGCTCAGTCAAAGGCCGCCAGTATGGTCGGGTTGAAGCACTGAAAGGCACAGTGCCAAAACATTAGGGGGGGTTCACAGTGGCCTGACATTTGTCAGAACATTAGACTGTTGACTTGTTTGAGTTTCATGATTCATCTGAATTTATTCAAAAGagaatttacacattttttcttttgttatgaCAGTTTTTATAATAAGCTTAAATGATCAGACAGCCAGAACttatcaaacacattttctagAGTTATCTGGTGGttttgaataaatatttttgtgtctagtgcttttttgtgtttgctgtggtTCAAGGTAACATTTGGCATATTTATTAGATGGCACCATAGTTCACTAAATGCTGTAGATGAGGCAGCCAGTCCCTTTGATCAAAGACTTTGTTTGTGAAGAGCTGTTTTATAAAGACACTGACACTGAGTTCCTCTTCATCTGAGCTTAAAGtaccacacacatgcatttataGAGCTTATTCAGATATTCAAAGGAGACTTTATTCCAGCTGaatacatacaaaaaaagatAAGTGCATTAAACTGCACTGGACTGGAGTGTTTTAAGCTCAACGCTTTTCTCTGAAAGTACCAAAGAGTCACAATGTGCATACATGTATGATCAGGGTCAGGGTTCTTGTGTAATTCTGGAATGTCTGGGAAAGTATTTAAGCTGAATCAGATTCTCGTGACTCACTTGTATACAAAAAttctaataatttcactttaatAACCACAGCAAGGTTGAAAAAATCTagatctatctgtctgtctgtctgtctgtctgtctgttgtcttCAAACACTTGTTTGATGTATCCTTAGTAACATGGCTTTGCAATATTATTGAGCTCAGCCTTTACTGTTGTAACAGTTGTCCTTGATAGTTAAGCTGTACTGACTCTAACTCTCTAACTCTGTTTTGCTGCAGTGGTTTGAGGAGAAGCTGCAGGAGGTGGAGTCTGCAGACCAGCAGTTCAGGAAGCTCCACGCGCTGGTGGAATCTCTGGTCGTCCACAGGAAAGGTTAGTCGTCTCCCTACCAACCAGTAAAAGATCTGCCTTCCATTAGTGTCGTAATTATGTTTGAGCCTGATTTTGAGCCGTGGAGGAGGATCATTCTGACACCAAGTTCTCATGGTGACAGAGCTGGGCGATGTAACGACTATGTAcgatatatctatatattttcaagcaagatatagatttagacTTTTTTCCAatagtgcttgtgacatctcaaatgtggctttgacttgtaGCTGAACATGTTGTCCATTTCAtagaaaataccgagatatatAATTTGAATCGTCCctcagcctgaaaatacagagATGTGAATTTTTGCtcatatcgcccaaccctatgGTGACATTCACAATGAGATCCAGTGTCCTTCACCATGACATGAGCTGGTATCAGAAACTGGACAGTATGGAAATATTTCAGAGGTTCAGTGAACAAATTTTGACCGGATATTAGCAAGTTGACTTTGTGTATTATTTGGCAGTTGATGCTTTTAGGTCTCCTCAGTATGAAAGTATGAAACCAACTCTCACTAAAGCCtaatggaaacactttttttttttaatataaccaTCTCTTTACTTCTTCACAAAGTGTTATTTTTCATCACTTGTTTCTCTGTTGTTTCTGAGTGTAAaacatctgtttcaaattaatgtttggctctctcttcccctccagAGCTGTCGTTAAACACGGCCAGCTTTGCCAAAAGCACGGCCATGCTGGGCAGCGCAGAGGACAACACCGCTCTGTCCCGAGCTCTCTCTCAGCTGGCCGAGGTGGAGGACAAGATGGAGCAGCTGCACCAAGAACAGGCTGCGAACGACACCTTCGGCTTTGCAGAACTGATCGCAGATTACATCCGCCTGCTCGGAGCCGTGAGGGTACTGAGAAAATCAGTTCTAATGATATCTGGACATCTTAAGAAGCAATGAATCCTTAAATAGTTTAAAAATGACCCACAGTAATAAAAGTAACAGAAGCACTTTCACTTGTGCTGGATAAGATCCTCAGCTTCATGGCAAAAGTAAATAGCTAAATATGAACATGAAAtgatcctctgtgtgtgtgtgacctgcaGGGGTCGTTTGATCACCGGATGAAGGCGTGGCAGCGCTGGCAGGATGCTCAGACTGTGCTGCAGAAGAAAAGGGAGACTGAGGCCAAACTGCTGTGGGCCAACAAGCCCGACAAACTGCAGCTGGCCAAAGAGGAGATCGCTGAGGTACGACACAGGCCAAAGTCAACACAGTGAAAATAACTCATGTGCTGgagtttgatgtgtgttttctttcttccaaGATTGAGAACAATGTTTGAGTCATGAATAATGAGCCTCTTGAAAAGCCTTCATATTGTTCCTGTATCATTGTGTTCGTCTGATCAGAAACAGGAAGCACGATCAAACAAATGGAGTTAAACTTGATTTTAatcacttcagtatttttctatTAACTTAGTTTTTTTCTGGATAAAGCAAAGCAAATAAATTAGATTTTACATTCTATTTTGCTGTGCTAAAGCAACATTCTTTTTGTCTCGGCAAGAAAGTCCTTTAGTATTGAATACTTAAGTTTTTTCTGTTATGCTAAAGCGCCTTAATCTGTCTGACAAGGCTGCTTTTAACCATCAATATTTACAGATAAATACATCACCATAACCAAACATTACACCTGAAAGAAAAATTGTAACATTTACTCCTGTTTATATCAAACAGTGCTGCGGTTGTTACTCAAAATAGTAATGTTTCACACATTACCGGTCTcgtttcttttaaaaatgagtAATGCATTACTTTATTTGATTATTCCTTCTGGAAAGTAATTTGTAACACTACTTATTGCATTACTATAACTGCCTCAAAAATGAAACTATCTCAACACATAAAAGAGGTCGCCCTTATAACAGAAAACTCAGATTTGCTactcaaaaatatttaaattttttgccaggattgtaaaataagaaaaatgatTTTGTATTAACTCAAGTTTCccagaaatgtttttaatcacatttaagaAAGCTGCTTTAGATAGTGATCACACTGTGCTGTTTTGTTGGCTTTACTCctcatgtttgtgtctgtgcttgTATATTTTTAGGCGGTAATTTCTGTAAAGGTTATTCTACGTAATCCTCCCTAGATTAATGAGAAACTTAACGTAATGTAAATAGACGAAAAGCCCCTCaaaggtttttttaaatgtgatttttaatgGTACAATCACTGATAAAAGAATTTTTCCCCCTATTTTAgcaaactgtatttatttttcctttttactgaCATTCTGTTCAGGTCCGACCCACCTGTACTATACTCATGATATATGGAGGAGTTTGTGGGGCTGCAGAGTTAGTTAATGCTAATATGGGTCTCCACCTCTTACAAATATTATTTGCCTTAAAATAATACATCACTAGGTCTAATCAAACACTGGCCTTCCTCACACAATTACATGATGacagtcttaaaaaaaaacgtgtttAAGTGGGATATAAACTGCATTTAACGAGCCAAAACAAACTCAGTCATGTCACTCGCTCACAAAACCACAGCTTTGTAGCAGATTAGTCCAGCAGCTTATTTTACATGTTTATCACTAAAGCAGTGGTTACACCTCATGAGAAGGAGATCATCAAATTGTTTGTCAGGCAAACTGTTCCTCCTCTGAGTCAGCACAAGACTGTCCAGGCTGAAGAGCCTCTGAACGGGTGTTCTGGACAGCAACGTTGTTTCTGGCACATTTCATGATTTTTCTCTAATTGTCCATTATGCAGATAATTGAACCTGTGGATTCCAAGAAACAGCGTTATTGTTTGATCcgtaactgtaatgtgattatTGAGATGACAACAGTAACTTGCTACATCAGTGTGTTACTGACAGATGTAATGTGATTACAGTAATGCGCAACAGTAACGAATggattgtaaaaataaaagaaaaaaaatattcacagttAGTCACATTTTTGgactttcaaagtaaagtttGTGAGACATTAATTTG encodes the following:
- the snx1a gene encoding sorting nexin-1a gives rise to the protein MATSSERSPPPFPDSEDQDVLDTEEVRGRDSDEDDGDEDLFLSASDPPLIEVDTIQPPASDPSDVTTEPPTDIMDAPLIEPISSQTETKPVSEVASEPSDDFVDLTNNIIDSPDEPVAAESAVADAAKDTTRLPLDEPSDDFEDIFGSETEAPQEEVLVADVTVEAATDKNEVTSDVTDPPADGKTGSDEEQEAKETSTDPILDLSDDTPASDTQQPPPASEKFVDPLVDLLSDAPPVVEAKIPTRATVDLFEDEGSDLFTESRQTKPAKQSQKSLFGEPDEDLFGEPLGATVKKTVSKEQKDKPVTTKVAADVSSTGGPLLESSPAEPADIFTEEAVTTVPSVKTTSTVNSKTNGVHSEEETDIFAEATVELSLDSPRDERKKDATAKPSASAPSLSAAASMAKPQSAALEELEEEEEEEQDDKFEIFVSVKDPEKIGDGMNAYMAYKVTTQSQLPMFRNKVCTVRRRFSDFLGLYEKLSEKHGPNGYIVPPPPEKSILGMTKVKVGKEDSSSADFVERRRGALERYLQRVVNHPSLIQDPDVREFLEREELPRAVSTQALSGAGFLKMINKATDAVSKMTIKMNESDVWFEEKLQEVESADQQFRKLHALVESLVVHRKELSLNTASFAKSTAMLGSAEDNTALSRALSQLAEVEDKMEQLHQEQAANDTFGFAELIADYIRLLGAVRGSFDHRMKAWQRWQDAQTVLQKKRETEAKLLWANKPDKLQLAKEEIAEWEAKVTQYERDFERVSATVRKEVIRFEKEKAKNCKREIINYLECLLQSQQQLIKYWEAFLPEAKAIA